The sequence ACGTCCTCAGCCGCACCATCGGATCCCGCACGGCGGGGAGGGAGGCGGTCGATCGCGCGCTGGACGAGATGGATGGCTACTTCCAACGTCTGGTGGACGCGAACAAGAGCGAGCCCGGTGACACGCTCATGGGCCGTGTCGTGGCCGAACAGGTGCTTCAGGGAAAGCTGAGCGAGCAGGACGCGGTCTCGATGTTTCAATTCCTCTTCTTCACCGGGCACGGCCCGTCCGCGTACATGTTCGGGATGGGCGTGGTGGCGCTGCTGCTCCATCCGGATCAGATCGGCGAGTTCCTCGCGGCGAAGGATCCCACCCAGGCCGTCCAGGAACTCCTGCGCTACGTCACCGTCTCACAGAACGCTCGGCAACGCGCCGCCACGGAGGAGCTCACCATCGGCGGCCAGCTCATTCGAGCCGGGGAGGGGGTCCTGGTCCAGCTCGACTCGGCCAACCGCGACGAGACGGTCTTCTCCGATCCGGACCGTCTGGATGTCAACCGCGCCCCGCACCGCAACCTCGCGCTCGGCCATGGCATCCACCTGTGCATGGGACGCGCGCTCGCCCTCATCGAACTCGAGGTGGTGTTCGGCACGCTGTTCCGGCGCGTCCCCACCTTGCGGCTGGCCGTGCCCCTCGAGGACATCCCCTTCAAGCAGGACGAGAACCTGCTCGGCGCGCACGAGGTGCCGGTCTCCTGGTAGCCAGCTCGACCTGGGGCGGCTCTGGGCGCCCCGGTCCACACCCGCGCCCGGGCCTTGAAGCATGATCGTTCACGTCACGAGTGACCCCGGCGCGCGACCGTTTCGTGGGCAACCGCGCGGAAGTGTGCCGCGGCGGGCGAGGGGTGCTGGCCTGGAAAGGCGATGGCCAGCTCCGCCCATCCCGAGGCGCCGCCCAACTCCCTGAAGACCACCCCCTTTGGCCGAAACTCCCTGGCCGACTTCGGGGCGAGGGTGATGCCGAGGCCCGCCGCGACCATGCCGATGACCGATGACCAGGAACCGGCTTCCAGGAGGATGCGGGGAGAGAAGCCCGCGTCGACGCACATGCGCGTGATCGTGTCGTGCAGGCCGGGCGCCGAGTTCCGAGGGAACAGGATGAAGGGCTCGCTCGCCAGTGACGACAGGGTGATGATCTTCTCGCGAGCCCGGGGATGCCGCGTGGGGAGCGCGAGCGTGAAACGTTCCCGGAGCAGCCGCTC is a genomic window of Cystobacter fuscus DSM 2262 containing:
- a CDS encoding cytochrome P450; amino-acid sequence: MSDSYPLPKDWRCPLDPPAGFKRLRQEAPVSRIRVWDGSTPWLITGYAQALDALANPRLSMDFRLPGFPHISPASATRRDRLLPFPFRSDEEYRAQRAMLLQEFSPRRMDALRPIIQRTVDETIDAMLAGPRPADLMAAFALPVASLVICELLGVPREDYEHLHVLSRTIGSRTAGREAVDRALDEMDGYFQRLVDANKSEPGDTLMGRVVAEQVLQGKLSEQDAVSMFQFLFFTGHGPSAYMFGMGVVALLLHPDQIGEFLAAKDPTQAVQELLRYVTVSQNARQRAATEELTIGGQLIRAGEGVLVQLDSANRDETVFSDPDRLDVNRAPHRNLALGHGIHLCMGRALALIELEVVFGTLFRRVPTLRLAVPLEDIPFKQDENLLGAHEVPVSW